From a single Rhodococcus qingshengii JCM 15477 genomic region:
- a CDS encoding 2-keto-4-pentenoate hydratase: MTAPEDTVSALARRLDDAAQTRTDTPSLADEHTIDIDQAYRIQNELLERRTSRGESIVGIKLGFTSKAKMAQMGVSEVIVGQLTDAMCVSNGGEVDLRTFIHPKIEPEVAYRLSKDVDLDDPNVDIETCVDALAPAMEIIDSRYRDFRFTYTDVVADNTSAAGYVIGRWLPLQNVEDRSVRMEVGGETVVGSTSAILGDPARALHALLDIARRRRIPLRAGQVILAGAATAAVRLDEGVAQCTIDGLGTVTVKGVKR; the protein is encoded by the coding sequence ATGACAGCCCCCGAAGACACCGTATCCGCGCTCGCGCGTCGCCTCGACGACGCTGCGCAGACGCGCACCGACACGCCGAGCCTCGCCGACGAACACACCATCGACATCGACCAGGCCTACCGGATCCAGAACGAACTCCTCGAACGGCGCACCAGCCGTGGTGAATCGATTGTGGGCATCAAGCTCGGCTTCACGAGCAAAGCGAAGATGGCGCAGATGGGTGTCTCCGAAGTGATCGTCGGTCAGTTGACCGACGCGATGTGCGTGAGCAACGGCGGCGAAGTCGACCTGAGGACGTTCATTCATCCCAAGATCGAACCCGAAGTGGCATACCGCCTGTCGAAGGACGTCGATCTCGACGATCCGAACGTCGACATCGAAACCTGCGTCGACGCACTGGCTCCCGCAATGGAGATCATCGACTCGCGGTACCGCGACTTCCGCTTCACCTACACCGACGTCGTCGCTGACAACACCAGCGCTGCCGGGTACGTGATCGGGAGGTGGCTGCCGCTACAGAACGTCGAAGACCGTTCCGTACGTATGGAAGTCGGCGGTGAGACGGTAGTCGGGTCCACGTCGGCCATTCTCGGCGATCCGGCGCGCGCTTTGCATGCACTGCTCGACATCGCCCGCCGACGCCGAATCCCGTTGCGCGCCGGGCAGGTAATTCTGGCCGGTGCCGCCACAGCAGCTGTGCGACTCGACGAGGGCGTCGCACAGTGCACGATCGACGGACTCGGAACCGTCACGGTGAAAGGTGTGAAGCGATGA
- a CDS encoding RidA family protein — protein sequence MSGAQVIEKLAKPRGKFPHVKVVGDFVYVSGTSSRRPDNTFVGVEVDEMGTTALDIRAQTRAVIENIAAILAEVGGELSDLVQVTSYLVSMNDFGGYNEVYAELFDENGPTRTTVAVHQLPHPHLLIEISGVAYVPASRRSASEDTENAS from the coding sequence ATGAGTGGGGCGCAGGTCATCGAGAAGCTGGCGAAGCCGCGCGGAAAGTTCCCCCACGTCAAGGTGGTCGGCGATTTCGTCTATGTCTCCGGGACCAGTTCGCGTCGACCCGACAACACGTTTGTCGGCGTCGAGGTCGACGAGATGGGGACCACGGCGCTCGACATTCGGGCGCAGACGCGTGCCGTCATCGAGAACATCGCGGCGATTCTCGCCGAAGTGGGTGGAGAACTGAGTGATCTGGTTCAGGTCACCTCCTACCTGGTGTCGATGAACGACTTCGGCGGATACAACGAGGTGTACGCCGAACTGTTCGACGAAAACGGTCCGACGAGAACGACTGTGGCTGTTCACCAGCTGCCCCACCCTCACCTGCTCATCGAAATTTCCGGCGTGGCGTACGTGCCCGCCTCCCGACGCTCGGCGTCCGAAGATACGGAGAATGCATCATGA